One part of the Acidobacteriota bacterium genome encodes these proteins:
- a CDS encoding TonB-dependent receptor → MLYRTLLLGTLLSLLLLTAQAQTTASISGFVFDQNEAALPKARVTLSNTSDQRKQTVTTDANGAFRFDKLAAGAYEIKVEREGFKLATIPVSLGARPPAPLRIVLPVAELQQDVTVEAAAAQVNTDTGNNQDTVAVDRELLKRLPAFDQDVIGMAARFLDAGAIGTGGVTLIVDGMEVKKAGVTSSAIQEIKINSNPYSAEYARPGRGRIEVTTKPGTPQFHGEFNWTFRDARTNARDPFALTRAAEQRRMYEGNFTGPVSPFSKDKKHPFSFLLTAERDEQDQQAVIFARTPSGELRQNVPTPTHQTEFALRLTRQMSERTTASLHYSFEGRNSHNQGIGGFNLPAVATNSLFREDEVRVNFNTTLSPKLVHQLYLLVGHYNSPVVSQNQAPRVIVQEAFTSGGAQADFTRSESHGEWVETLSYQSGKHFIKTGVQIPDISWRGVFDRTNQLGTFYFASLADYQAQRPYNFIQQQGRTELHFLEAVVSGFVQDEFRVRPALNIAVGLRYDWQNYFHDHNNFAPRFGFAYAPGKARKTVVRGGAGIFYDRTGPQPISDFLRFDGQTLRRFVIPNPGFPNPLSNGQTLAAQPVSVVRLDPQVVIPHTLQYGIGVERQLQKGLTLAVNYVGTRGFDLFRSRDVNAPLAPPSTLRPNPNFSVTRQIEAAGRSNSHALEIALRGKVNKYFNGIVQYALGRARNDTGGVAWFPANSYDLRGEWGRADFDTRQRFVMTGTLKARAYFDLGVALTLNTGAPYSLTTGEDNNKDSFALDRPAGVGRNTLQGPGYAQLDLRWGREFGLVKGKKDDGPTLAVKVDAFNVFNRVNYAGFVGNQSSPFFGQAVAARPVRRMQFGVSLSF, encoded by the coding sequence ATGTTGTACCGCACGCTTTTGCTGGGCACGTTGCTCAGCCTGTTGCTGTTGACCGCACAGGCGCAAACCACAGCGTCCATCAGCGGTTTCGTGTTCGACCAAAACGAAGCTGCCTTGCCCAAGGCGCGCGTGACGCTGTCCAATACCAGCGACCAGCGCAAACAGACTGTGACGACCGATGCGAATGGCGCGTTCCGCTTCGACAAACTTGCGGCGGGCGCTTACGAGATCAAGGTCGAACGCGAAGGCTTCAAGCTGGCAACGATTCCTGTCAGCCTGGGCGCGCGACCGCCCGCGCCTTTGCGCATTGTGCTGCCCGTCGCCGAATTGCAACAGGATGTCACCGTCGAAGCCGCCGCCGCACAGGTCAACACCGACACCGGCAACAACCAGGACACCGTCGCAGTTGACCGCGAACTGCTCAAGCGGCTGCCGGCTTTCGATCAGGATGTGATCGGCATGGCCGCGCGCTTTTTGGATGCGGGCGCCATCGGCACGGGCGGCGTGACCTTGATCGTGGACGGCATGGAGGTCAAGAAAGCGGGCGTCACGTCCTCGGCGATTCAAGAGATCAAGATCAACAGCAACCCCTACTCCGCCGAATACGCGCGTCCGGGGCGGGGCCGCATCGAAGTCACCACCAAACCCGGCACGCCGCAATTTCACGGCGAATTCAACTGGACGTTCCGCGATGCGCGCACGAATGCCCGCGATCCGTTTGCGTTGACGCGCGCGGCTGAACAGCGGCGCATGTACGAAGGCAATTTCACCGGCCCGGTCAGCCCATTCAGCAAAGATAAAAAGCATCCGTTCTCATTCCTGCTCACCGCCGAACGCGACGAACAGGATCAGCAAGCGGTCATCTTTGCGCGCACGCCCAGCGGCGAATTGCGCCAGAATGTGCCGACGCCAACTCATCAAACCGAATTTGCGTTGCGGCTGACGCGGCAGATGAGCGAGCGCACGACGGCTTCGCTCCACTATTCGTTTGAAGGCCGCAACTCACATAACCAGGGCATCGGCGGCTTCAACCTGCCCGCAGTCGCCACCAATTCGCTCTTCCGCGAAGACGAAGTGCGCGTGAACTTCAACACGACCCTTTCGCCCAAGCTGGTGCATCAACTCTATCTGCTGGTCGGGCATTACAACTCGCCGGTCGTCAGCCAGAACCAGGCGCCGCGCGTCATCGTGCAGGAGGCCTTTACCAGCGGCGGCGCACAGGCTGATTTCACGCGCAGCGAATCGCACGGCGAATGGGTCGAAACCTTGTCTTATCAGTCTGGCAAACACTTCATCAAAACAGGGGTGCAGATCCCCGACATCAGTTGGCGCGGCGTCTTTGACCGCACCAACCAACTCGGCACGTTCTATTTTGCTTCGCTGGCCGATTATCAAGCCCAACGCCCCTACAACTTCATTCAGCAACAAGGCCGCACCGAATTGCATTTTTTGGAGGCCGTCGTGAGCGGCTTCGTGCAGGATGAATTTCGCGTGCGGCCCGCGCTGAACATCGCCGTGGGCTTGCGTTACGACTGGCAAAATTATTTCCACGATCACAACAATTTCGCGCCGCGTTTCGGCTTTGCGTATGCGCCGGGCAAAGCGCGCAAGACGGTGGTGCGCGGCGGCGCGGGCATCTTTTACGACCGCACGGGGCCGCAACCGATTTCGGATTTCTTGCGTTTTGATGGGCAAACCCTGCGGCGCTTTGTGATCCCCAATCCGGGCTTTCCGAATCCGCTGAGCAATGGGCAAACGCTCGCCGCGCAACCGGTCAGTGTGGTGCGCCTCGACCCGCAAGTCGTCATTCCCCACACGTTGCAATATGGCATCGGCGTCGAGCGGCAATTGCAAAAGGGACTGACGCTGGCGGTCAATTACGTCGGCACGCGCGGCTTTGATCTGTTCCGTTCGCGCGATGTCAACGCCCCGCTTGCGCCGCCGTCTACGCTGCGTCCGAATCCCAACTTTTCCGTCACGCGCCAGATCGAAGCCGCCGGGCGCTCGAACAGCCATGCGCTCGAAATCGCCTTGCGCGGTAAGGTCAACAAGTATTTCAACGGCATTGTGCAATACGCGCTGGGGCGCGCCCGCAACGACACGGGCGGCGTGGCGTGGTTCCCGGCGAACAGTTACGACCTGCGCGGCGAATGGGGCCGCGCCGATTTCGACACGCGGCAACGCTTCGTTATGACGGGCACCTTGAAGGCGCGCGCTTATTTTGATCTGGGCGTCGCGCTCACGCTCAATACTGGCGCGCCTTACAGTTTGACGACCGGTGAGGACAATAACAAAGACAGCTTCGCGCTGGATCGTCCGGCGGGCGTCGGACGCAACACGCTGCAAGGGCCGGGTTACGCGCAACTCGATCTGCGTTGGGGGCGTGAATTCGGTTTGGTTAAAGGGAAGAAAGACGACGGCCCGACGCTGGCGGTCAAAGTGGATGCCTTCAATGTGTTCAATCGGGTGAATTACGCGGGCTTTGTCGGGAATCAGAGTTCGCCGTTCTTTGGGCAAGCCGTGGCGGCGCGGCCCGTGCGGCGGATGCAGTTTGGGGTGAGCTTAAGTTTCTGA
- a CDS encoding Uma2 family endonuclease — protein sequence MAAELKLISPEEYLACERVAEYKSEYVNGHILAMAGGSKRHNRVAGSVFGELYILFKDTQCEVFNSDMKVRVSSSMKFHYPDVSAVCGEAKFADDEEDVLLNPQLIVEVLSPRTSAYDRGKKFQYYQEISSFREYLLIAQDEPVVERYVKQADGNWLYTKIAGLENSVELLTLNCRIALRDIYAKVEWPAPSET from the coding sequence ATGGCTGCCGAACTAAAACTAATTAGCCCAGAAGAATACTTGGCGTGCGAACGTGTGGCCGAATACAAAAGCGAGTATGTCAACGGCCATATCTTGGCGATGGCGGGCGGCAGCAAACGACACAATCGCGTGGCCGGCAGCGTTTTCGGTGAACTGTACATCCTGTTCAAAGACACACAGTGCGAAGTCTTCAACAGCGATATGAAAGTGCGGGTGTCGAGTTCAATGAAGTTTCACTACCCCGATGTCTCAGCGGTTTGCGGTGAAGCCAAATTCGCCGACGATGAAGAAGATGTGCTGCTCAACCCGCAATTGATTGTCGAAGTACTCTCACCGCGTACTTCTGCCTACGATCGCGGCAAGAAGTTTCAGTACTACCAGGAAATTTCTTCCTTCCGCGAATACCTCTTGATCGCGCAAGATGAGCCAGTCGTCGAACGCTATGTTAAACAAGCCGACGGCAACTGGCTGTACACCAAAATCGCCGGACTCGAAAATAGCGTCGAATTGCTCACGCTCAACTGCCGCATCGCACTACGCGACATTTACGCCAAGGTCGAGTGGCCCGCTCCCTCAGAAACTTAA
- a CDS encoding YncE family protein, which translates to MKKISQLIFVTLALLLPCVVYAQGSGYHVVNKITLGGEGGWDYLAVDSAAQRLYVSHATKVIVVDVTTGKAVGEIPNTNGVHGIALAPDLKRGFTSNGRDATVTIFDLQTLAVLGTAKTGGNPDAILYEPVTKRVFTFNRTRAAAEASTTVIDAAKGEVIKTVMLGGRPEFAQTDGNGTVFVNIDDKSEIAVIDAKTLTIKSRWPLAPGEAPSGLALDAKKRRLYAVCENKKMIVMNADNGKVLADVPIGAGTDGAAFDPGTGLAFSSNGGDGTLTVVRETAPGKFAAENIPTQRGARTMTCDPKTHRLYLPTAEFAPATGGGRPAAVPGSFMVLVLEK; encoded by the coding sequence ATGAAAAAGATCAGTCAGCTTATTTTCGTTACGCTTGCGCTGCTGTTGCCCTGCGTCGTCTATGCACAAGGCTCCGGCTATCACGTCGTCAACAAGATCACGCTCGGCGGCGAAGGCGGCTGGGACTATCTGGCGGTAGATAGCGCTGCGCAGCGCTTGTATGTCTCGCACGCCACCAAAGTCATTGTCGTGGATGTCACCACGGGCAAAGCCGTCGGCGAGATTCCCAACACGAACGGGGTGCACGGCATCGCCCTTGCGCCCGACCTCAAGCGCGGCTTCACCAGCAATGGCCGCGATGCGACGGTCACGATTTTTGATTTGCAAACGCTGGCCGTGCTGGGTACCGCGAAAACCGGCGGCAACCCCGACGCGATTCTTTACGAACCGGTGACCAAGCGCGTCTTTACCTTTAACCGCACCCGCGCCGCCGCCGAAGCCAGCACCACGGTGATTGACGCGGCCAAAGGCGAAGTCATCAAGACGGTCATGCTCGGCGGGCGGCCTGAATTTGCACAGACCGACGGCAACGGTACCGTCTTCGTCAACATTGATGACAAGAGCGAAATCGCCGTGATTGATGCCAAGACGCTGACGATCAAGTCACGCTGGCCGCTTGCGCCCGGCGAAGCGCCCAGCGGTTTGGCGCTGGATGCCAAGAAGCGGCGGCTCTATGCGGTTTGCGAAAACAAAAAGATGATTGTGATGAATGCCGACAACGGCAAGGTGCTGGCCGACGTGCCCATCGGCGCGGGCACGGACGGGGCGGCCTTTGATCCGGGCACGGGCCTGGCCTTCAGTTCCAACGGCGGCGACGGCACGCTGACGGTCGTGCGCGAAACCGCGCCGGGCAAATTCGCAGCGGAAAACATCCCGACACAACGCGGCGCGCGCACGATGACTTGCGATCCCAAGACGCATCGGCTGTATCTCCCAACGGCTGAATTTGCCCCAGCCACCGGCGGCGGACGCCCCGCCGCCGTACCCGGCAGCTTCATGGTGTTGGTGTTGGAGAAGTAA
- the clpS gene encoding ATP-dependent Clp protease adapter ClpS: MDPQHEDDVLTERKQKLQKPPLYKVLLHNDDFTTMDFVVFVLVQVFHKGEEEAIQIMLAVHQQGVGVAGVFTYEVAETKVNQVHNLAKAHEYPLLCTLEENE, from the coding sequence ATTGATCCGCAACACGAAGATGATGTCCTGACTGAGCGCAAGCAGAAGCTGCAAAAGCCGCCGCTCTATAAAGTCCTCTTGCACAACGATGATTTCACGACGATGGATTTTGTCGTCTTCGTGTTGGTGCAGGTCTTTCACAAAGGCGAGGAAGAAGCGATCCAGATTATGCTCGCGGTTCATCAGCAAGGCGTCGGTGTGGCGGGCGTTTTCACCTACGAAGTCGCCGAGACCAAAGTCAACCAGGTACACAATCTGGCAAAGGCGCATGAATACCCGCTGCTGTGCACCCTGGAAGAAAACGAATAA
- the clpA gene encoding ATP-dependent Clp protease ATP-binding subunit ClpA: MITRELQATLNLAANEAITRRHEFLTLEHLLFALLHDRQGGEIILNCGGNLDELQQELEVFFAENLHPLPLGVERFPEQTAAFERVLERALFQAQSSGQEKIDAGNILASLYLENHSHALYLLEKQGISRLDMLNYIAHGISKLDADDDDLLAEETDDTDEPDAILGKRDSQPRHGKDPLSAFTANLTERAAQGKIDPLIGRLAELERTIQVLCRRRKNNPLYVGDPGVGKTAIAEGLALKIHENAVPDPIKGFEVYALDMGALLAGTRYRGDFENRLKAVIQALQEKPNVILFIDEIHTIVGAGATSGGSMDASNILKPALANGEMRCIGSTTHSEYKASFERDRALARRFQIIEISQPSIADTIQILRGLKGLYETAHGIPYSDAAITAAAELSAKYINDRYLPDKAIDVIDEVGSAMKLKPAAERPALITEHEVELVVAKMAKIPPKTVSTNDKLKLQNLEGELREVLYGQDHAITKLVNAIKLSRSGLGHPDKPVGSFLFSGPTGVGKTELAKQLAHALGVEFIRFDMSEYQEAHTISRLIGAPPGYVGFDQGGLLTDAIRKTPYALLVMDEIEKAHPALFDILLQVMDHATLTDNNGKKADFRNVILIMTTNAGARDLSGKRMGFKQVEQTGIGGTGSKAQGAIERTFSPEFRNRLDAWIAFEPLTTEVIKQVVDKFINELRSQLIEKKVELELTDAAREWLATKGYDKLYGARPMARLIQSKIKEPLANEILFGALEKGGRVIVDEKNKELALEFTAAS, from the coding sequence ATGATAACCAGAGAATTACAAGCCACCCTGAACCTGGCCGCCAACGAGGCGATCACACGGCGCCACGAGTTTTTAACGCTGGAGCATCTGCTCTTTGCCTTATTACACGACCGGCAAGGCGGCGAGATCATCCTCAATTGCGGCGGCAACCTCGACGAGTTGCAGCAAGAGCTGGAAGTGTTCTTCGCCGAAAATCTGCACCCGTTGCCACTGGGCGTCGAACGCTTTCCCGAACAGACTGCCGCCTTTGAACGCGTGTTGGAGCGCGCGCTCTTTCAAGCGCAGTCATCCGGCCAAGAAAAGATTGACGCGGGCAACATCCTGGCCTCGCTCTATCTGGAAAATCATTCGCACGCGCTTTACCTGCTGGAAAAACAAGGCATCTCGCGGCTGGATATGCTGAATTACATCGCGCACGGCATCTCGAAACTCGACGCCGACGATGACGACCTGTTGGCGGAGGAGACTGACGATACCGACGAGCCGGATGCCATCTTGGGCAAACGCGACAGCCAGCCGCGGCACGGCAAAGACCCGCTCTCAGCCTTCACCGCCAACCTGACCGAACGCGCCGCGCAGGGCAAGATTGATCCGCTGATTGGCCGTCTGGCCGAACTCGAACGCACGATTCAAGTGCTCTGCCGCCGCCGCAAAAACAATCCGCTTTATGTCGGCGATCCCGGCGTCGGCAAGACCGCCATTGCCGAGGGACTCGCGCTCAAGATTCACGAAAACGCCGTGCCCGACCCGATCAAAGGTTTTGAGGTTTACGCGCTGGACATGGGCGCGCTACTTGCCGGCACGCGCTATCGCGGCGATTTCGAGAATCGCCTGAAAGCCGTCATCCAGGCCTTGCAGGAAAAGCCCAACGTGATTTTGTTCATTGACGAAATCCACACCATCGTTGGCGCGGGCGCGACCAGCGGCGGTTCGATGGATGCCTCGAACATCCTGAAACCCGCGCTGGCCAACGGCGAAATGCGCTGCATCGGTTCGACCACGCACAGCGAATACAAGGCATCGTTTGAACGCGACCGCGCGCTGGCCCGCCGCTTCCAGATCATCGAAATTTCGCAACCGAGCATCGCCGATACGATCCAAATCCTGCGCGGCTTGAAAGGCCTTTACGAAACCGCGCACGGCATCCCCTACAGCGACGCGGCCATCACCGCCGCCGCCGAACTGTCGGCCAAATACATCAACGACCGTTACCTGCCCGACAAGGCGATTGATGTGATTGACGAGGTCGGCTCGGCGATGAAGCTAAAACCTGCCGCTGAACGGCCCGCGCTCATCACCGAACACGAAGTCGAACTGGTCGTCGCCAAGATGGCCAAGATTCCCCCCAAGACCGTCTCGACCAACGACAAACTGAAACTGCAAAACCTGGAAGGTGAATTGCGCGAGGTGCTTTACGGCCAGGATCACGCCATCACCAAACTGGTCAACGCCATCAAACTCTCGCGTTCGGGCCTGGGCCACCCCGACAAACCCGTCGGTTCGTTTCTGTTTTCCGGCCCGACGGGCGTGGGCAAAACCGAACTCGCCAAACAACTGGCGCACGCGCTGGGCGTCGAATTCATTCGTTTTGACATGAGCGAATACCAGGAAGCGCACACCATCTCACGCCTGATCGGCGCGCCGCCGGGCTACGTCGGCTTTGATCAAGGCGGCCTGCTGACCGATGCGATTCGCAAAACGCCTTATGCCTTGCTGGTGATGGATGAGATCGAAAAGGCACACCCGGCGCTGTTTGATATTTTGTTGCAGGTGATGGATCACGCCACGCTGACCGACAACAATGGCAAGAAGGCCGACTTCCGCAATGTCATTCTGATCATGACGACCAACGCGGGCGCGCGTGATTTGAGCGGCAAACGCATGGGCTTCAAACAGGTCGAACAGACCGGCATCGGCGGCACCGGCAGCAAAGCCCAGGGCGCCATCGAACGCACGTTTAGCCCCGAATTCCGCAATCGCCTCGACGCCTGGATCGCCTTTGAACCGCTAACCACCGAAGTCATCAAACAGGTCGTAGACAAATTCATCAACGAATTGCGCTCGCAATTGATCGAGAAGAAGGTCGAGTTGGAACTAACCGATGCGGCGCGCGAGTGGCTGGCGACGAAGGGCTACGACAAACTTTACGGCGCTCGCCCCATGGCGCGGCTGATTCAGTCGAAGATCAAAGAGCCGTTGGCGAATGAAATTTTGTTTGGCGCGTTGGAGAAGGGCGGCAGGGTGATTGTGGATGAGAAGAACAAAGAGTTGGCGCTGGAATTCACCGCCGCAAGCTGA